In Desulfofustis limnaeus, the genomic stretch AGGCATCGACCTGTCCCCCGCCATGCTGGCACGGGCGAGCCGCAACCTTGCAGCAGCAGGGTGTATGAATCGGGTTCGATTGTCTGTTGGTGATGCTGAAGCACTGGACGCTCCCAGTGGGCAGGTTGAAGCGGTTGTCAGCCGCTGGTTACTCTGGACGTTGCCCCAACCCCGCCGGGCCTTGGCAGAAATGGTGAGGATTCTTGCGCCGGGCGGTGTGCTCGTTTGCATTGATGGACAGTTTCAGGAGATGGGAGCCTTTGCTCGATGGAGGTCTGCTCTGGTTGATATGGTCCTGACCGGTCGGTTGCCCGATTGGCGCAGCCCCGCTTATTCTCAGATAAAGGGGGCGCTTCCCTGTCTTGATGGTCCGGCAATTGCTAATTCCTTGCAACAATTGGGTTTGGTGGATCTGTCTTTCCGGTGGCTTCCCGCAAAGGATACTGATGGAAAGGTGAAAAACTGGCTAATGGGATCGGCCTGGAATTCTTATCTGGTCTCAGGAAGGAAACCGAAATGATTGTTGCTTTGACCGAGGATGTACACTCCTCTTCCCGTTTCGTGCAAAGGGTTTGCTTCATCGCCGTTGCTTTTATTGGCTGATGGAAAACGTATGAAAACGTATATCGTCCATCGGTTCCTGCAACTTATTCCCATTGTCCTGGGCATAACCTTCTTTTCCTTTGCCTTGATGCAATCGGTAGCTGGCGATGCCGTGGATGCTCTTTATGACAATATATCAGGAGGCGTATCCGAAGAGATCAAGGCCGAGAGAAGAGCGGAACTCGGGTTGGACAAGCCGTTTCTCGTACAGTATGCGAACTGGTTCAAAGGGTTGGTCCAGGGTGATATGGGGATCTCCTATCTGTCCGGCAAAGCGGTTTTTCCCACCTTCATGTCAAAATTACCGGCCACGCTTCTTTTGATGCTCTCGTCCATTCTGCTGACCGTTACTGTTTCGATACCGCTCGGCGTCCTTGCTGCAGTGAAACAGAACCGGAAAATCGATTATGTCGTCCGGGGCCTGACTTTTGCAGGAAATTCCCTCCCGGGGTTCTTTACCTCGCTTCTCCTCATCTATTTTTTTTCTTTGAAACTCAGGTTGCTGCCGGTCATGGGTGGAACCATAGGGATCAAGAGCATTATCCTGCCGACCTTGACCCTTGCCATTGCCATGTCGTCGAAATATATCCGGCAGGTTCGGGCGACGGTCCTGGAAGAGTTGCAGAAGGATTACGTAACGGGGGCGCGGGCAAGGGGGATCAGAGAGCCGGTGATTATGTTTGCCAGTGTCCTGAAGACCGCAATGCTGACGATCATCACGCTCCTGGCTTTGTCGATTGGTTCATTGTTGGGAGGGACGGCGATCATTGAGACGATCTTCATGTGGGACGGTGTGGGAAAGCTGGCCGTGGATTCCATTCTCATGCGCGATTACCCGATGATACAAGCATATGTGATCTGGATGGCCTTGATTTATGTTGCTGTGAACCTCATTACCGATCTCCTCTATCATTTCCTAGATCCTCGCATTCGCAAGGCGCACCATGGGTGAGCGTTAATCAATGCTGCAGGAATGACGCAAGATATCACCGATGGAAGCCGGATTCAGGATCTCTAAAAGCAATCGATTTCGCATGCTTTTGTCCTTGGCAGGATTGCTGCTTCTAGCGTCCGCGTTTTCTCCGGTATTGGCTCCGTACGATCCGTATGCACAGGACTTGTCCCAGGCATTACAGGCGCCGAGCAGTATGCATTGGCTCGGTACGGATCGCTATGGGAGGGACATGCTGTCACGGGTGATGGTGGGAGGACGGACGACTCTTTTCACAGCGCTGTTTTTGGTGGCCCTCATATCTGTTTTTGGCACGCTGGTGGGCGTCGTCAGCGGCTACAAAGGCGGCCGAATAGATACGCTTCTGATGAGAGCTTCAGACATTTTTCTGGCCTTTCCCGGGATGGTTTTTGCTATAGCGGTCGCTGGTGTGTTGGGGGGCGGGCTGATAAACGCGGTGATGGCCCTGGCGTTCATCTCCTGGCCCAAGTATGCGCGACTGGCACGGGGGCAAGTCCTTTCCATAAAAAGCCTTCCTTATTTTTCGGCTGCCCGGCTGAGCGGCTCGGGCACGATGAAGATCATATTCAGGCATATTCTACCGAATATCACGGGAATCATATTGGTGACGGCAACCCTGGATATAGGAACGATGATCATGGAACTGGCTGCCCTTTCTTTTCTGGGGTTAGGGGCTACCCCGCCGACTCCGGAATGGGGTTCGATGATGAGTAATGGACGGAGCATGCTGCAAACGTCACCATGGGTGATCCTGGCTCCCGGTTGTGCCATTTTCATCTCGGTGGTGATTTTCAATTTGCTGGGGGATACCGTACGGGATGTACTGGATCCGAAGAACAATCAATAAGAGAGAGTGACAAATGAAAAAAGCAAGAGGAATCGGATCGCTGCTTGCGGTCACCATGCTCGCTGTGAGCATGGTGACCGCTGGGCCGGCAAATGTATCGGCTGCTTCGTCCGGCACCGGTGAAGCACAAGGGAAGGTGTTCAATTACGGAACCATGGCATATGGCGTTGCCATGGGCAATGTGGGGGTGAATCCCCACGAAGGCTACAGCGGCTGGTCTGCGATCCGCTACGGCGTCGGCGAGACGCTGTTCAAATTCAATGCAGCCATGGAACTGGAGCCCTGGCTGGCAAAAGGGTATGAACAGGTTGACCCGTATACGATTCGGATCGATCTCCGTGATAATGTCTTTTTCTCCAACGGCGAGAAGATGACCGGGGAATCGGTTAAGGCATGCCTGGAGCATTTGCTCGCCGTGCATAACCGTGCTCCCAAGGACTTGCAGATCAAGTCGATAACGGCGGACGGGCAAAGCATCACGATCATTTCAGAGACGAAGGTTCCGGCGCTTCTGAACTACCTGAGCGATCCGTATGGCGCGATTATCGATATGAAGGCAGGTATTAGCGAAGACAAGAATGTCGTGGGGACAGGCCCGTATGTGGCAACACAGATCTCCGATACGGAAATCAGCCTCGTTGCTAATGGCCGGTACTGGAACGGTACCCCCAAGGTAGGCACAATCAATATCAAGTCCATCACCGACGGAGACACCTTAACGATGGCTCTCCAGTCCGGAGAGATCGATGCAGCGCAAGGCTTGCCGTATGCGAGCCTGCAATTGTTCAGAAATGATGACAGATCAGTAGTGTCCGGTTAAGAGTTGAAAGGCACGATGTAACATGTTGTATTAATATATCATTAGCGACAAAATGACCATAATCGACTTGAAATCTTATCCCGTTCTAGGGAAGTTCTTCGGCAAAACCCTGGAGGGGGGTACACATGTTTGCCGGACAATTGATTTTCAAGCAGGTTATGGAGTTCATGCCGTTGCCAACCTTTCGCCGGTGTGTAGCCAAATACCAAGGCGAACGCCGAATAAGGAAGTTTTCCTGCCTCGATCAATTTCTGTGCATGGCTTTTGCCCAAATCACTTACCGGGAGAGTCTTCGCGATATCGAGGCGTGTCTCCGTTCTCAGCAAAAGAAGCTCTATCATATGGGCATCCGTGGCAGAGTTTCCAAATCCACGCTCGCCGACGCCAACGAAATTCGCGACTGGCGGATTTATGCCGAGTTAGCTCAACATCTTATCGCAATCGCTCGCGAACTCTACAAAGAAGATTCGTTCATCGACGATCTCGACGAGACAATCTATGCTCTGGACTCGACCACTATCGACCTGTGCCTCTCTGTTTTTCCCTGGGCAGCATTCCGGAAAACAAAAGCTGCGATCAGACTCCATACCCTCCTGGACCTCAAAGGAAACATCCCAACGTTTATCCATATCTCCGACGGCACATTGCACGATGTCAACGCGCTCGATATCTTAACCCTGGAAGTTGGCGCCTATTATGTCATGGATCGGGGCTACTTGGACTTCGAAAGATTAAACAAATTCAATCAAGTACCTGCCCACTTCGTAACTCGTGCCAAATCGAACACCCAATACAAACGACGTTACTCACACCCAATCGACAAAAGCACCGGCCTGATCTGCGACCAAACGATTGTGCTTACCGGATTCTATGCCAGAAAGGACTACCCGGGAGCACTTCGTCGGGTAAAATTTCGCGACGAGAAGACAGGAAAAACGTTGGTCTTTCTCACCAACAATTTCACTTTACCGGCATTGACGATAGCACACCTCTATCGCAGCCGCTGGCAAGTAGAGTTGTTTTTCAAATGGATCAAACAACACCTCAGAATAAAGAACTTTTTCGGTACATCGGAGAACGCGGTAAAAACACAAATCTGGATTGCGGTCTCCGTATACGTGTTGGTAGCCATCATGAAAAGGCGGTTCAACCTGCAAGAAAGTCTCTACACAATTTTACAGATTTTGAGCGTCAATGTTTTTGAGAAAACCCCTTTTTATCAGTTGGTTACTGAAAGAGATTACAATGCCGAGACCAGCTCTCCCGGTAAGCAACTGAATTTATTCGACTAACAACCGGACACTACTGATGACAGATACAAGATCAGTTCAGCAAGTACCTCCCGGGTGTATCAAGCTTGCATGAACTATAAATCCAAAGTCATCCAGGATGATGCCGTTCGCAAAGCCATCGCCATGGGTATAGACAAGGAGGGATTCACCTCGGTATTGCTGCAAGGCAACGGGTCTCCCGCTGTTGGACCGTTTCCCGCCAACTTCAAGTTTGGTGGGGATGCGGTGAAGGGTGAGCCGTACGACATCGAAGGGGCGAAACAAGTTCTTGAAAATGCTGGCTGGGTGGACAGCGATGGCGACGGTATCCGGGAAAAGGACGGGCACAAGCTGGCCATCGATTGGCTTACCTATACCTCGCGTCAGGAACTTCCGTTGCTTGCGGAATCGGTGCAGGCGACACTCAAGCTGGCCGGAATGGATGTGAAGGTCAATGCGACTGACAATTCCAAAGATTTCCTGAAAGCGGGGAAATGGGATGTGTATGCCAGTGCCTTCGTGGCGGCACCTACCGGGGATCCGCAGTATTATTTTACCACTCATGTGGTGGCGAGTTCGGACTATAATCGAGGTGGCTATCATAATGAGATGGTGGAGAAATGGGTCGAAGAACTGCGCAACGAATTTGATCCGGCCAAAAGGGGTGAGCTTGCCGTGAAGATATCGCAGCAGATCCTGGATGATCACGCCTATGCCTATGCGTCTCATCTGAAGATGTCTTTTGTGATGAAGAAGGGAGTGACCGGCTTTGTCGCGCATCCCTCTGACTACTACGAAATCACCGCCAACCTGGACAAGAATGAGTAGCAGTCCTCCGTTCCCACTGCTGGAGATCAGAAATGTCAAGATCTGCTACAGTGGAATACCCGTTATCTCTGATCTGAACCTCAGTGTCCGCACTGGTGAGATTCTGAGCATCGTCGGGGAGTCGGGAAGCGGAAAGAGCACGCTGATCAATGCGGTTATGGGCCTTCTGGGAAGCGAGGGGCATGTCACTAAAGGGGAGATTTTTTTCAAAGAAACAAACCTTTTGAGCATGACTCCAGAGGCCCGGCGGAGGACGAGGGGCCCGGAGATGGGCATGGTTTTCCAGAACCATGCCTCGTCTCTGTGCCCGATCCGAACGATTGGCGCCCAATATTACGAGGCTGTCAAGGCGCATCGTAAAATCAGTAGAGACGAAGTCGAAGGTCTGGCCGCGGCATTGTTTGAGCGGATGAATCTCAAGAATGTCTCCCGGATCCTGGCAAGTTATCCTTTCGAATTGTCCGGCGGAATGAGCCAGCGAGTCGGGATCGCCATGGCCATGCTATTGGAACCGGCTCTTTTGCTTACCGATGAGCCGACGTCAGCATTGGATGTGATTGTCAAGGCTATGGTTTCTAACGAACTGAAAAAACTCCGGAAAGAGAAAGGGACTTCAATTGTCATGGTAACCCATGATATCGGCCTAGCAGCCATTCTTTCTGATAACATCGCTGTTCTTAACCAGGGCCGGCTGGTGGAATACGGGGCAACATCATCTGTTATCATTGATCCGCAAGACGACTACACCAGAGAATTGATCCGGGCGGTGCCCAGAATAGTCAAGAGATGAAAGCATGGAAGCGTTGCTGACAGCGAGAGGGATTTCCAAGCACTACCATGTCGGCCGCGAACGGGTGCAAGCTGTTCATGATGTGTCATTGCGGATCGGTCGGGGGGAGTGTGTTGGTCTCGTTGGTGAAAGCGGCTGCGGAAAGAGCACTATCGCCGGGATTATTACATCTCTGATACCGGCCGATACTGGCAGAGTCCTGCTTGAAGGACGAGATATCAGCGCTGGTTGTGGCAAAAAGCAAAACGCATGCACAGCCATCCAAATGGTTTTTCAATCACCAGCCGATTCTTTCAATCCGCGTCTGACGCTTGGCGACAGTATCAGAGAGGGATTGATCAACAAAGGGATTGGAAAAAAAGAATCGCGAAAACGGACGATTGAATGTCTCGGCTTATGCGGACTGGCAAAGGCCTTCGTCGATCGTTACCCCCACCAGGTCAGTGGGGGAGAGTGTCAGCGAGCATCGATAGCGCGGGCTATTGCGGTACAACCGAAGCTTCTTATTTGCGATGAGGCGACGAGTGCTCTTGATGTGACGACACAGGCACAAGTAATAGATCTCATAGCGAAATTGAGAAGAGAATTACGCATGTCTTGTTTACTAATTAGCCATGATATAGCCTTGATCTGGGAAATATGCGATCGCGTGATGATTATGCGCGAAGGAGAAATAATCGAGGACGGCATACCGTCTGAAATAATCTCACACCCAAGACAAGAGGGTTCCTTGAAAAATAGGGGCTAAAAATCTGGCAAATTATTCAAAAAAATCAGCGAAAAATCTCTGAAAATATATTAATATCAACACGTTGGTTATGATATCACCATTTCATTCCCCCTTTTCAGAGATAGCGCCATGACACAATTCGGCCTCTTCGATTATCACAAGCGACTCTCCCGGATCGATAAAGCCGGTGATCCCCTGATCGAACTCAATAAGGTGGTTGATTGGGAACAGTTCCGTGTCCTCATCAACCGTGCACTTGAGAAACCGCGTAAATCTCCAGCCGGTGCCAAGGGCTACGACCCAATCCTGCTGTTCAAGATCCTGATTCTCCAGTCTTTGTACAATCTCTCCGACGAGGCCATGGAGTATCAGATCCTTGATCGCTATTCGTTTTCCCGGTTCCTTGGTATTCGTGAAGGTTCCAAGGTGCCCGATGCCACCACCATCTTCCGCTTCCGGGATGAACTGGCCAAAGCCGGCGTGGTGGAGCTGCTGTTTACCCAGTTCGATCAGTTCCTCCGTGAGCATGGCTTTCGTGCGCAAAAGGGCCAGATTGTCGATGCCTCCATTATCCGCGTTCCCACTCAGCGCAACAGCCGGGAAGAAAACGAAGATATCAAAGCCGGCACACCCATCACCTCATGGGACGAACCGAAACGCCGGCAAAAAGATACCGATGCCCGCTGGACCAAGAAGAACGGCAAAGCGTTCTTTGGCTACAAGAACCATGTCAGTATCGACGTCGGTCACAAGTTCATTCGCAGCTATGAGGTCACCGACGCCAGTGTCCATGACAGTCAAGTGTTTACCGAGCTGCTTGACCCGGAAAATACCAGTAATGACGTCTGGGCCGATTCTGCGTACCGTTCCGAAGAATCGTTGCAGGAGTTGGCACAACAAGGGTTTCAAGAACACCTGCAGCTCAAGGGCAACCGGCACCGAAAGCTGACCGACGAAGAGCGCCAGGCGAATCGGACCAGATCGAAGATCCGTAGCCGTGTCGAACATGTCTTCGGGGTGATGGCCATGCGTACCGGCAGTACACTGATGCGCGGGATTGGCATGGTCAGAATCAGGGCCAAGATCGGCTTGCGCAATTTGGCTTACAATGTGAGCCGTTTTGCACTGCTGGCCACCGCTTAACAGCAGACGTGCGCCTTCAGAACGTAGAAGGCGCTCACCGGCTCCTGAAAGAGCGATACGTGAGATCAAGAGAGCAGAAAATCGTCTCATGGCCGTCATAGTTTGACGAAAAACGGTGTTCATGAGTGCAGATTTTTACGGCGCAACAACGCGTTTATTGAAAATGGCATTATTCAAGGTGCCCAAGAATATACAAAAAGCCTTATCGAGGCTGCTTTTCTGTCAAGTGATTGGCAGAAGATCTGCATTTGAATTACTTCCCATCATTGTCTCCTCTACTCCCTGCTCACTTAAGAAAATCAATCAAAGAACTTCTCTAAGAGCTTCGGAGAGGTTTTCATTGACACTGATTAAACCCTTTGTTATCTGTGTTACGAAATAAAAAAAAGTAATATTATTTGGTGGAAACGCTCAATCGCTTGATACCCGGCTCGCAAGAGCAAAACCTGAGAATGGATAAAGCAGAAGCACTCCGCTCCATTTACCATGATCACCTGATCTATATTCAACAGAAGGTTCGGGTCGATTACGACAATTGGCGGCAGCAGCCGGTACGTTTCTACTTTTCCGGCAGATCGTTCGAAATCACGACTGTCGTCTGTCACTTCAGAATACATCCGGATCGGCCGGCAAGCGGTTATCTCATCCAAACGACCGATCGCACTGTCTTCTGTTTGTATTCCCAATTGGAAACCGTCGAACGGCGGCAGATCGTAGCGCGCGGTTTCTGGGTGCTCAGTTTTCGTATTCAGAATGACGACGAATTGATGTCATGGTATGTGGAGGATCGAAAAATGCTCGGCAATCTTTCTCTGAAACGAATCACTTCATTTCATGGACATGTGTGCCCGGAACTGGCTGTCGGGGCGAAGTTTTGCGAGTTCGTTCAGAATCTCTTCAATAACGGCATTATCCCTGTTTCAGGATATTCGGTGCTTGCCGAAAACAACACCTCCGCATTGGATGCTATTCAGGTCCTGCTCGGTGCAACATTGGGCAATCAGCGCTTATCGGTAACGGATAACGGCAAGCATGTGTATACGCTGTTCAGTCATTCAGAAAAAAAGGGATGGAAGGCACGGCTGCGGTCATTGCCTTTTGATGATCGCAGGTTGTTCGAATCGTTGCAGGAGACAATAAGCAGAGAACGAGCCTCCCTGGATGACATCGTTTCATTTCAGCATTTGTTGGACGAGCGTGTCGAACGTCTTCTGGCAATGAGCGTCGAAGAACTGTTTCATATCGAAGAAGCCTCCTATGAAACGGTGCCGCATGAATCTGCCGTTGCCTATCATCTCTGTTCAGTTTGCAGCGATTTCGTCCTGGTCAGCCACAGTATCAAGAAGGACGATGCCATCATGTGTATGCCCTGCTTTCAGAAGATGGCTCTCAGCAGGTTGGGGGCTACCGGTGTCCATTGACACCAATGACTGCTACCTGGTCAATGATCGTGGCTGTGCTCTTCTTGGTCATGATTGACATGGTCGTGTTCGTGGATCTTGGCCGTGGGCTCGTGAGCATGCTCATGCCCGGCACCTTCGTTGCTATGCTGATGTTCATGGGTGTGCTCAAATGAATGAGCATGGGTGTGTTGGTGGTGATGGGGATGGCTGTGTGTTTGTTTCCCATGTTGATGAACATGCTCGTGTTCATGCTCGTGTTCATGCGTGTGGGTGTGCTCGTGTGCGTGTTTCCCGTGTCCCATGTGAGGCCTCCTTCGTGGCATGATAAGTATGTGGCCGAAATTAATCATGGGTGGCGCTCAAGTCAAATGCTACACTGTCGTCGAAACAGGTCTCTTCGAACCCATAGCGCCATGTTTAAGAACGGCATAGAAAAATAGTGACGATTTTTTGAACAGAATCTTGCCAGGATTAAGATGGATTCGGGCAAGATTAAACTGATATCCAGGGCTCTAAATTTATGTTTTTCCTGACTCTTCAGTATAAAAGGAAGATGGAAAAACAATACTCTCCGATCTAAATCTGCATAGACGATAGCGGAATACCTGTTAAATGCAGAAATAGTTATGCAAAAGAATGCTGATCTCTTGAAAATGGCTTCAGTCGATTAATCTGTTTTGCTTCAGGACTGTTCATGGCATTCCAAAGATCCCAATCCTGTTGCAAACCTAGCCAGAAATCCGCGGACATACCCAAAACACGAGACAGCCGCAATGCAGTATCTGGAGTTACCGAGCGCCTGCCTTTGATAATTTCGTTCAGACGAGGGTAGGAGACGTCAAGAAGACGAGCAAGTTCTGTTTGTGTAAGGTCAAGTGGCTTAACAAATTCCTCTAAAAGCATTTCCCCCGGATGTGTCGGGGGGCGATTACGAGGCAGTCGTCGTCCAACATCAGTGGTAATCTGTGATTTCGATCTCGTAGGCATGGCCTTCCTCCCATTTAAAACAAATTCTGTATTGTTGGTTAATGCGGATACTGTATTGATTCTGCCGGTCGCCTTGCAAGCGCTCCAGTCGATTACCTGGAGGTACATTAAGTTCATTGATCTCTCGAACCCGGTTAATTTGATCCAACTTTCGACGAGCAACCGGCCAAATAGATTGAGGACAGCATTTTCGAGCTTCTCGAGATGCCACACCATCAAAAATATCTTCAGTACCAGCAGACTTAAAGGTTATTATCATGGATCATATTATAACGTGGTCCATTATAATTGTCAAGCTGTTCGACTAATCGCTGTGCAGTTGCCAATCGAAAGAGAACGGCTTGTTACCCGACCATCCTCTCGCAGACCCCTTTGGAACGGATGTTCCGAACGAGGGCGGACCGATTTCCGTCCTCATCTCTATGTAATTATTTCGCTTTTCTCCTTGTCGGCAACTTCTTCCTGCTGGCTACGTGACCATGAGAGCGCGGCAGCGCGCTGGGCGGCGTGATCGCCAACGCCGAGAACAGTACGGCCAGGCTCGGCCGTGGCTTCGGCACACTGAGCATGCCACCAGTCTGTTGACCGTCGATTTCATGCTCCATTGCGCATAAGCTGGTGAGCTTTTTCAGACCCTCCTCAACTGTCAGGTCGAGGTCACGCCAAGCCGCTGCCAGTTTCCGGCGAACCAGATACGCCAGCATCACCACAAAGACATGCCCTCTGGTACGTGACTCTTTCCGTACGTAGATGGGACGAACCTCCAGATGACCGGTCTTGCACGTGCGGAACGCCTGTTCCACCTGGATCAGGTCCTTGTAGCGGTCGTGTATCGTTTTCATCGGCGCGGCATCGGCCGGCAGGTCGGTCTTGATGGCGTAACAGCCATCCAGTTCCTCGACTTCAGCCAGATAGGCCTCGTTCACCTGCACGGTGATCGTACGGTTCGAGCAGGTGGCCTTGATAAAATCATCAACGCCGAGCTGTGCTTCTTTTTCCCACACCTTACGGAGGGCGATTGATTCGTCGGCCCGGGGATGGTCGGCCAGATAGCGATTCTGTTCCCGGGCGAGCGCCTGCACGGCCCTGATCCGCTGTTCACGGGAAGCGGCCAGCTCCGCGGCACGGATCGGATTGCGACGCAGAATGTAGCGGACGCCATGCTGCTCAATCTCGCACAGATCCCGGTCGAACAATCCCAACTGCAGGACCCCGCTGTTCAGCAGAGCCCGGATCTGCGGCTTGGTGATCGCCGTGATGTAGTGGAATCCGGCTGCCTGCAGCTCTTCGATCTGAGCGCTCTTGATCATGCCCCGGTCACCGACCATGGTCACCCGCTGACAACCGAAGTGCCGGGCGGTGGTCTCGATCTGGGCGCCAAAGGTCTTCAGATCAGTGGTGTTGCCCTGAAAGACCCTGACTGATACCGGGGTGCCGTCATCACTGCAGAGCAGGCCGATGACAATCTGTTTCTTGCCCCGCTTCTTGTCCCGGTTGTACCCCCAGTCGCCGAGTTCATTGTGGTCGCCTTCCAGGTAGCTGGAGGTAACATCATAGAGAAACAACGAGGGGGCGTGGTCTGTGAAGGTTGTCTTGAACAGTTTCTGCTCCATGGCGTCCTGCTGCTCGCAGAGCCAGTCCAGGGCCTGGTAGAGATCGTCTTCGGTAAATGAATCAACGCCGAGCAGTTCGCCAACCGCATGTTCTTCAGCCAGGCGGACCGCGCTCAGCCGTGAGCCTTGCTCGATCAGTCGAGCCATGATCATCCACAGGCAGAGCAGGCCGTTTCGTGATGACCCAACGATTGTATCAAGACCCAGCTCGCGGCAAAGGTGCAGCAGCACCCACACGGCGCCAACCGAACGGCCTTGTTTTTGTTTGACACTGCTGCCCAGCAGATGTTCAAGTTCCTGCGGGTTGTCTTTGTGCTTCAGAGCCAGCACGATAGCCTGAAGGCTCCTCGTCGTTTTGTGTGGATTTGATTTTTCAAGAGATCAAACCCACACAAAACGACAAAAAGACAGAAAAACAACATGTTGTTTCATGGGATACCCCCAATCAGGGTACAAAGGCATCTCCAACAATGGCTGCCACCTGAGTGTCCGGAGAGCAGGGCTACTGAAGGCAATCCGAGGTTTTCTGCTCTGGGCGGCATCATTATCTCGGCCCATGCCGAACCCCCTGTCATAGGCAAATTCCACTTGAAACGACGAAAAGCCAGCCTGAATGACAGCCTCCGGGTATTTGGTCAGGTTGAGCAGGGTTCGCTTCTTGACCTTGGAACCGTTTTCACCGCGTTCACGGTATGATTCGCGGAGCAGTATCTGGGTGTAGACCTTGCCGCCTTGGCGGGATTTGACTCGTTCGACATACATAATGGCCACTATTTATCATATATGCATATTTATATCAAGATATTAACCTTATATTAATGGCTACGACAAAGAACCACAAAACCGCATTTTTCGACGTATAATCAGCGACATAGTAAAATTGTAATCCGGAACATCCGTTGGAAGAACAAAAGAGAGATTACATGAGGCAATGTTAACCATCTAAGAAAACAGGTAAATTAAGACTATTCCTGAGTATCTATTCCATACTGGGAATGCGAAGAGCCATTAAGAAGATTAACGGGTATGGAAACGGGTAAGAAAAAAAATCGAATTTATATTTTAAATTAAAATCAATAAATTAGTCGATTATCTATAGTCGACCTACGCACCAAGATACTATCCGATACCATCCAGTATCGTCCAAAAAGGCCACGGTTTCCCGGGGCCTTTTCTGTTTCAACCGGTCAACGTCGTCCTGTAAAAACCATTGGCATCTACCCCTTTTTAATGGGTAGGAAAACGGGAAGAAAAGGGCCGTTATCATTGCGGCTGAGTTGCTACCCGTTACCGCCGGTCGCGCTACCCACGGTATCTATCACGGTATCGTTGAGCTGTGGGCAGTACGACTTCTTTTGAGCAGCATCGGTGATGCTTTTCTCCCACTGACGGAATGAATCAACGTTGATCAACGTATGCTCGGCAAGCTTGGGATTACCTTTTTCGGCGATCTCGCGAATGCCTTCAATTGCGCGGTCGTCGCCCGGAAAATATAGCGGTATGACGCCCATATTCTCGGGACAGGTTGCAAAGATCTTCCTGGAATACCGTTCACGTTCGCAGTCTGCCTGGAATTTTTCCATGCTGAAAAAGGTGAGGTTGCCGAGCGCCCCCATGGCATGCCGTACCATATGAACCCCATATTTGCGTAATGAGTTGCGGCTCAATTCGGACTCGAATACCGCTTCAGGGGTTACTTCAGGAAGACTGGTGCTGCCGCCGGTTTGGGCGGAAGGGAAGCCGGTAATCCAGGTGTTGACGCGGGCCAT encodes the following:
- a CDS encoding ABC transporter substrate-binding protein, whose product is MKKARGIGSLLAVTMLAVSMVTAGPANVSAASSGTGEAQGKVFNYGTMAYGVAMGNVGVNPHEGYSGWSAIRYGVGETLFKFNAAMELEPWLAKGYEQVDPYTIRIDLRDNVFFSNGEKMTGESVKACLEHLLAVHNRAPKDLQIKSITADGQSITIISETKVPALLNYLSDPYGAIIDMKAGISEDKNVVGTGPYVATQISDTEISLVANGRYWNGTPKVGTINIKSITDGDTLTMALQSGEIDAAQGLPYASLQLFRNDDRSVVSG
- the nikB gene encoding nickel ABC transporter permease, producing MKTYIVHRFLQLIPIVLGITFFSFALMQSVAGDAVDALYDNISGGVSEEIKAERRAELGLDKPFLVQYANWFKGLVQGDMGISYLSGKAVFPTFMSKLPATLLLMLSSILLTVTVSIPLGVLAAVKQNRKIDYVVRGLTFAGNSLPGFFTSLLLIYFFSLKLRLLPVMGGTIGIKSIILPTLTLAIAMSSKYIRQVRATVLEELQKDYVTGARARGIREPVIMFASVLKTAMLTIITLLALSIGSLLGGTAIIETIFMWDGVGKLAVDSILMRDYPMIQAYVIWMALIYVAVNLITDLLYHFLDPRIRKAHHG
- a CDS encoding ABC transporter ATP-binding protein yields the protein MSSSPPFPLLEIRNVKICYSGIPVISDLNLSVRTGEILSIVGESGSGKSTLINAVMGLLGSEGHVTKGEIFFKETNLLSMTPEARRRTRGPEMGMVFQNHASSLCPIRTIGAQYYEAVKAHRKISRDEVEGLAAALFERMNLKNVSRILASYPFELSGGMSQRVGIAMAMLLEPALLLTDEPTSALDVIVKAMVSNELKKLRKEKGTSIVMVTHDIGLAAILSDNIAVLNQGRLVEYGATSSVIIDPQDDYTRELIRAVPRIVKR
- the nikC gene encoding nickel transporter permease — encoded protein: MEAGFRISKSNRFRMLLSLAGLLLLASAFSPVLAPYDPYAQDLSQALQAPSSMHWLGTDRYGRDMLSRVMVGGRTTLFTALFLVALISVFGTLVGVVSGYKGGRIDTLLMRASDIFLAFPGMVFAIAVAGVLGGGLINAVMALAFISWPKYARLARGQVLSIKSLPYFSAARLSGSGTMKIIFRHILPNITGIILVTATLDIGTMIMELAALSFLGLGATPPTPEWGSMMSNGRSMLQTSPWVILAPGCAIFISVVIFNLLGDTVRDVLDPKNNQ
- a CDS encoding IS4 family transposase; amino-acid sequence: MFAGQLIFKQVMEFMPLPTFRRCVAKYQGERRIRKFSCLDQFLCMAFAQITYRESLRDIEACLRSQQKKLYHMGIRGRVSKSTLADANEIRDWRIYAELAQHLIAIARELYKEDSFIDDLDETIYALDSTTIDLCLSVFPWAAFRKTKAAIRLHTLLDLKGNIPTFIHISDGTLHDVNALDILTLEVGAYYVMDRGYLDFERLNKFNQVPAHFVTRAKSNTQYKRRYSHPIDKSTGLICDQTIVLTGFYARKDYPGALRRVKFRDEKTGKTLVFLTNNFTLPALTIAHLYRSRWQVELFFKWIKQHLRIKNFFGTSENAVKTQIWIAVSVYVLVAIMKRRFNLQESLYTILQILSVNVFEKTPFYQLVTERDYNAETSSPGKQLNLFD
- a CDS encoding class I SAM-dependent methyltransferase, which produces MSINAAYDAQDVKSIMREERWNQRHARAYDRYRWLSSRQRWRDLLSRELADVAVGAELFEVGSGTGFITEILVSCGYRVQGIDLSPAMLARASRNLAAAGCMNRVRLSVGDAEALDAPSGQVEAVVSRWLLWTLPQPRRALAEMVRILAPGGVLVCIDGQFQEMGAFARWRSALVDMVLTGRLPDWRSPAYSQIKGALPCLDGPAIANSLQQLGLVDLSFRWLPAKDTDGKVKNWLMGSAWNSYLVSGRKPK